The DNA region TTGCGAACCGCCCAGGCAAGCTCGCCGCCCTCGTTCACGCTGGCGCTTTCGACGACCAGGCCTTCCAGCAATTCCGACCAGACATCTGCGAGATGGTCGTCCGCAACCGTGTACGCATAGACGCCCGCGTGAACCATCTCGAGCAAGTCCTCGGTTTGAAGGGAGGGATCGGCGAGTTCGATGGTGACGGGCTCCAACCCCGCGGCGCGCAGCTCGTCATTCAGCCGCTCCAGATGGGAGACGTAGCTCGTGCCACTGGCAAGATGCACCTTCCGGCCCGCCAGATCCCACGCAGTCGTGATGGGATCGGCATCCCGATGGCGGACGACCGCCTCCCGGACACCCCGACGATACGGACTGCTGAAGCTGATCAGCGCCTCACGCTCTGAGGTGATCGTGATGCCGGCCGCGGCAATATCTCCCCGACCATTGGCGATCGCTGGGATCAAGCGTTCGAAAGGCATCGCCACGAAGACCACGCGTGGCGGAACCGGATCCGCCGTCCGCTCGGCGAGGAAGGCTTCGAAGCCCGTCATCAACTCGTACTCGAAGCCCCGCGGTCGCCCTTTGTCGACGAAATAGTTGGAGAGGTCGTAGCTCACCAGGACACGGACCATCGGAACGTCGCGCTCGAGCGGCTCGTCCTTGCGAACCTGAAGCATGCGAGCGAGCCGGGGATCCGGATCATCCCAGAGCGCGGGGATCGATTCCGGCTGGAGCCCCGAAAGTCGCCCCTCCGATTCCCCGCAAGCCACCAGGCAACCGATGGCCATTGCCGATGCGAGCCACGTCCGAGCCGCCCTATGCCGTTTCCGGGTCACAGGTGGAGGATACGTCAGCCGGGGCCGCTCAACCCGATGAGCCTGGAATGCCGGTGGGATCAGCCCGCGTCGATGGACCTGCGATCGGCGTCATCCCGCTTCACATAGGCCTTGGTCGGTTCCGACGGGCACTGGGAGTACTTCTGGGCTTCCTCGTTCACCTTCCCGCCCTTGCCGAGGAACGGGATCCGAAGTTTGCCAATCGGAAGGAGTTCGAGTGCCAAGGTGACCGCATGGCGAAGGAAGTAGGGGTTCTTTGCAATGAAGACGAGCGTGTCCCAGATGAATTGCGGACGGAAGTAGAACTCCCGCGTGCAGCGCTTCTGCCAGCCCTCGGAGTCGAAACCCGGGATCGTGAGCGCGCCGGCATCGGCGCTCCAGCCCCAACGTTTCTCGAAGGCCGTGCTCGTGCCTTCGTCCCAGCCCTGGGTATGCCACCAGCGCGGCTCGACCAGGCCTTCCTTCACCGCCTCGGTGTACATCTCCGTCCCGGGATAGCCGATCGTCACGAAGAACATCGCCATGCTGGGGCGGATCTTCTTCGCGAACTCGAGGCTGGTGCGAATCGTCTCGTCGGTCTCGCCGGGGCATCCGACCAGGAACGTCGTGTACGTCCGGATACCGAGCTTGTTGGTCCACTCGTGGGCGCGCTCGACCTGGCCTTCCGGCACGTCCTTGTGGATCCGCTTCGGGATGTCCGGGTGGCCGGATTCGACACCGAAGTTGATCGCATGACAGCCGGCCTTCTTCATGAGGGTCAGCAGCTCTTCGGTCACGCAATCGACCCGCGTATTGCAACGCCAGGCGACGTCCACACCGCTCTCGATCAGCTTCTCACAGAATTCGACGACCCTACTTCTTCTTGGCCGTGAACGTACTGTCCCGGAAGGAATACCCGCGCACACCGAATTCCTTGTGGAGCCGTACGATGTCCGAAACAGCGCGTTCGGGTGAATGGAAACGGATCTTCTTTCCGGTGGTGGTCGGTGCGTCGCAATAGGTGCACTTGAACGGGCAACCGCGCGTGATCATCAGTCCGACCACCGGCGGCCCGGGGAGCGTCGGAATCTTGTACTTCATCACGTCGACCATGCCGTAGTCGATCGGTGCGAAGTCATCGAGTTCCTTGTAGATGGAGCGCGGCGGATTCGTGACGACCAGCCCGAGCGGATCCCGGTAGATGACACCCTTGATGTCCTTCAGGCAATCGGGCAGCGTGCCCTGCTCCATCGCCTTGCAGACTTCGATCATGGTCAGCTCGCCCTCACCGGAAATGGCGAAGTCGAAATGTTCACTGAGCATGAAGATATCGGTGTGGGTCGAGCTGATGTGCGCCCCCCCCCGATCACGATCGGAATCTCGGGCGCCAGTTCTTTCAGCCAGAAACACGCCTCGAGCGTGGCCGGCAACTGCGGCGTCATCACCGGGAAACCCACCAGGTCCGGCTCCATCGCGATGGTGCGATCGGCGGTCTCCTTGACGGTCAGACCCTCGATGTCCGCATCGATCACACCCGCTTCGACACCCGCGCGCCTCAGTTCGGCGGCGATGTAGAGGATGCCCATCGGCGGAAGCCGTACTCGGGCTTTTCACCCGGCAGGGTCGAGGGATAGACGAGGGTGACCTTCATCAGGAGGGGGGCCTTTCGCTCAAACCGCGTTTGGCAGCACGGGCAAAATAGGACAGAACCGACGAACGGGATCCGTGGGGCGGAAACCTATTCTCTCATCGGTTGGGTGAGTGATCAACCACACGAGATAGGTAACTCATTTCGTTGTGGAAACAGCGTTCATCCCCGCTGGGATGCTGTTCTACCGCTGACCCCTGCAGGCGATCAACGGCGCACGCGGGCACCGCGATCCAGCAGGAAGCACCGAGAAAACGCCGGAGATCGATGCTCCGGCTTTGGGCTCGTAAGAGTTCGAGCCCTCCGAACGGTAGACGGCCCGGCCCGCGTCGGAGGACACAGAAGCGGGCCGGGCCGTCTGTTGGGACTCACGGGCAGGGCGGTAGGTTCATCTCCGATACCCATTGGGTGATGAGGGCCAGGCCGTCCTCGTAGATCAGGTTCTTCTCGATTTCTGGCATCTTGACCGCCGGGCGAAGGTGATCGAATCGCCTCACCAGGATCGATCTCGAGGCGTCGCCCGGCTCGATGTCGTAGGTGAGGCCGAGCTTGCCCGGACCCGCTGCGACCGGCTGGTTGCAGATGCCGGCGTTCACGCCAGTGGGCCGGTTGTAGTCCAGCCAGAGACCGGTTGGTCCTGCGCGGCCCGCCGGGTTGTGGCAGTGGGCGCAGTTCTCTTCCAGGTAGGCACGGGCTCTTTCCGCAACCGTGCCCGTGCTCGGATCGTCCCAGACCGGCAACAACGGGGCCTGGGCCGATTGGGACGATCTCGACCGGCTGCCCCATTCTGAGGGTGGCCAGAATGCCGCGAAATCGGCCGCTGGGTCAATAGCCAATCGGCCCGGGCGCTTCCGGCACCCCCCGCCCTGCGTGGTTATCCTCCGGCGCTCCCCGCCCTTGGTGGGGATATCGGAGGAGAGAAGATGGGATTCCTCAAGTGGATGTGGGCAGTGCCGGCATTGTTGCTTGCCTGCAGCTCGGGCCCGAAACCGGAGGCTGGAGCCGATTTCACTTCGATCCGGCAGACCCCGAGCGGGCCCGTGGTCGGTTTCACGAACACCTACGGCTCCCACGCCTGGTTGGGGCTCCCTTTCGCCCAGGCCCCCGTCGGCAACCTGCGTTGGCGAGCGCCCAGGGCCCACCCGACGTGGAACGAACCCCGCGAAGCACTCTCTTTCGGCTCGTCTTGCGTGCAGTTCGCGAGCGAAATGGGAGGAGACCTCTCGGCGGATCCGGGCGAGCCGGTGGGTGACGAGGACTGCCTCTTCTTGAACGTGTATGCGCCGCGAAGCGAGGATGCGAAAGCAGCGGCGGCCGCCAACCGCCCCGTGCTCTTCTGGATCCACGGCGGTGGCAACACCATCGGAACGTCTGCCTTCTACGACGGCGGGCGGCTGGCCGCCGAAGAGGACGTGGTCGTCGTCACCGTGAACTACCGGCTCGGCGCGTTCGGGTGGTTTCGAAACCCGGCGCTCCGCGAGGGTGCGAGCCCCGAAGAAAGCTCCGGT from bacterium includes:
- a CDS encoding radical SAM protein, whose translation is MDVAWRCNTRVDCVTEELLTLMKKAGCHAINFGVESGHPDIPKRIHKDVPEGQVERAHEWTNKLGIRTYTTFLVGCPGETDETIRTSLEFAKKIRPSMAMFFVTIGYPGTEMYTEAVKEGLVEPRWWHTQGWDEGTSTAFEKRWGWSADAGALTIPGFDSEGWQKRCTREFYFRPQFIWDTLVFIAKNPYFLRHAVTLALELLPIGKLRIPFLGKGGKVNEEAQKYSQCPSEPTKAYVKRDDADRRSIDAG
- a CDS encoding lytic transglycosylase F; protein product: MAIGCLVACGESEGRLSGLQPESIPALWDDPDPRLARMLQVRKDEPLERDVPMVRVLVSYDLSNYFVDKGRPRGFEYELMTGFEAFLAERTADPVPPRVVFVAMPFERLIPAIANGRGDIAAAGITITSEREALISFSSPYRRGVREAVVRHRDADPITTAWDLAGRKVHLASGTSYVSHLERLNDELRAAGLEPVTIELADPSLQTEDLLEMVHAGVYAYTVADDHLADVWSELLEGLVVESASVNEGGELAWAVRKDNPQLRAALDAYVRTRREGTFAGNLLFRRYYETTRWIRNPVNPATRGRIARLRPYLERSAEEYGFDWLELVAIAFQESRLDSTAVSRHGAVGVMQVKLATAADPNVDVRDVAQDDEANIRAGARYLAFLRDHYFSAPEISPATRFDFMVAAYNAGPARIRRLRAAAAREGLDPNRWFGNVEHVARRRIGRETVVYVGNVNKYYVALRSMEAQLEPRTEH
- a CDS encoding cobalamin B12-binding domain-containing protein translates to MGILYIAAELRRAGVEAGVIDADIEGLTVKETADRTIAMEPDLVGFPVMTPQLPATLEACFWLKELAPEIPIVIGGGRTSARPTPISSCSVNISTSPFPVRAS